The following proteins are encoded in a genomic region of Deinococcota bacterium:
- a CDS encoding SDR family oxidoreductase encodes MTRTALITGASRGLGYTLARFLAGQGYGLILTARKENALEASAQTLKGAGTVLSLAGDVADASHRRELSEAARTLGGLDLLVNNASALGPTPLPPLADYPLEALRGVLEVNLLAPLALVQEALPLLEAKRGLVVNVSSDAALGGYPSWGGYGSSKAALDLVTKTLANELQDRGVSAVGVDPGDLRTAMHGAAFPGEDISDRPLPEVTLPFWAWLLGQRPQDVNGQRFAAQAETWTLVEM; translated from the coding sequence ATGACCAGAACCGCCCTCATCACCGGCGCCAGCCGCGGCCTGGGCTATACCCTGGCCCGTTTCCTGGCCGGCCAAGGCTACGGCCTCATCCTCACCGCCCGAAAGGAGAATGCGCTCGAGGCCAGCGCGCAAACCCTCAAGGGAGCGGGAACCGTGCTCAGCCTGGCGGGCGACGTGGCCGACGCCTCCCACCGCCGGGAGCTTAGCGAAGCTGCCCGCACTCTGGGCGGCCTCGACCTGCTCGTCAACAACGCCTCCGCGCTCGGCCCCACGCCGCTGCCGCCGCTCGCCGACTACCCCTTGGAGGCGCTGAGGGGGGTGCTCGAGGTCAACCTGCTGGCGCCGCTGGCGCTCGTCCAGGAGGCGCTTCCCCTGCTCGAGGCGAAGCGGGGCCTGGTCGTCAACGTGTCGAGCGATGCCGCCTTGGGCGGCTATCCGAGTTGGGGCGGCTACGGCTCGAGCAAGGCCGCCTTGGACCTCGTCACCAAGACACTGGCGAACGAGCTCCAAGACAGAGGCGTGAGCGCGGTCGGCGTGGACCCCGGCGACCTGCGCACCGCCATGCACGGGGCCGCCTTTCCCGGTGAGGACATCTCCGACCGGCCGCTGCCCGAGGTCACGCTGCCCTTTTGGGCCTGGCTCCTGGGGCAGAGGCCCCAGGACGTGAACGGGCAGCGTTTCGCGGCCCAAGCCGAGACCTGGACGCTGGTGGAGATGTGA
- a CDS encoding S-adenosylmethionine:tRNA ribosyltransferase-isomerase, with translation MNVTELDFGRPAQLQASAPPEARGLRRDEVRLLVSSGQGHHHATFRDLADYLTPGDLLIVNDSATLAASLPAEGSAGPFILNLSTDYGGGLWLAEPRWSPGQPGPLPLRAGDAFTAAGLCSRVVRAYPGLPRLLFVSLNGDVTAAMRRHGEPIRYGYLREAYPLEHYQTHFARLPGSAEMPSAARPFTLRVLASLRARGVRLATVTLHTGVSSLELSGDLGAQTLYPEPFAVPAATAEAVNTAKAEGRRVVAVGTTVVRALEASWNGRGVTARRGFTRLYLRPGREVRVVNGLLTGLHDPRASHLAMLCAVAGRAVIQEAYAEAVRAGYLWHEFGDSHLILP, from the coding sequence GTGAACGTCACCGAGCTCGACTTCGGGCGGCCCGCCCAGTTGCAGGCCAGCGCTCCGCCCGAGGCTAGAGGCCTGAGGCGCGACGAGGTGCGCCTCTTGGTGAGTAGCGGGCAGGGGCATCACCACGCGACCTTCCGCGATCTGGCCGACTACCTCACCCCTGGCGACCTGCTGATCGTCAACGACAGCGCCACCCTGGCGGCCAGCCTGCCCGCCGAAGGCAGCGCCGGGCCCTTCATCCTCAACCTCTCGACCGACTACGGCGGCGGGCTGTGGCTGGCCGAGCCGCGCTGGAGCCCCGGCCAGCCCGGACCCCTGCCGCTGCGGGCGGGCGACGCCTTCACCGCCGCCGGGCTCTGTTCTCGCGTCGTCAGGGCCTATCCCGGCCTGCCGCGCCTCCTCTTCGTGAGTTTGAATGGCGACGTGACAGCGGCCATGCGGAGGCATGGCGAGCCCATCCGCTACGGCTACCTGCGGGAAGCCTACCCCCTCGAGCACTACCAGACGCACTTCGCGCGCCTGCCCGGCAGCGCCGAGATGCCCTCAGCGGCCCGGCCCTTCACGCTCCGCGTCCTGGCCAGCCTGCGGGCGCGCGGCGTGCGGCTCGCCACCGTCACCCTGCACACCGGCGTCTCTAGCCTGGAGCTGAGCGGTGACCTGGGGGCGCAGACGCTCTATCCCGAGCCCTTCGCGGTGCCCGCGGCCACGGCGGAAGCGGTGAACACCGCCAAAGCGGAGGGGCGGCGGGTCGTCGCCGTGGGCACGACCGTGGTCCGGGCGCTCGAGGCTTCCTGGAACGGCCGAGGGGTTACAGCCAGGCGCGGCTTCACCCGGCTCTACCTGCGCCCCGGCCGGGAGGTCAGGGTGGTGAACGGCCTCCTCACCGGCCTCCACGACCCTCGCGCCAGCCACCTGGCCATGCTCTGCGCCGTCGCCGGCAGGGCGGTGATTCAAGAGGCCTACGCCGAGGCCGTCCGGGCGGGCTACCTCTGGCACGAGTTCGGCGACAGCCACCTCATTCTGCCCTAG
- a CDS encoding permease prefix domain 1-containing protein, giving the protein MASPADRYIRQVTQGLLPRKRIDTAAELRVHLNGRARELMLEGFSREEAEHLAVMGMGPPASVNRRFLGHLFTAPLGWLTVVVLVLGGTGWWVAQALSSSPAVPVPQIATTPLAFEDVLPFIGNVEVLSLELTDEVREVRVRASVASQSIGGFSRIGRAYPPNPHHDNHLRLIVGFPAAPLWSCPDGGTPVLVGFVGFYSRTCYPIDMENRGSAWDRLNIGEDGRVVDPRELELNAWTPVLLYRPSREPWSGEISTDPEDWLIISLWVGDQSLTGGNEPEEPSLDALLAHPSLEGFVR; this is encoded by the coding sequence ATGGCCTCTCCCGCCGACCGCTACATCCGCCAGGTGACGCAGGGACTGCTGCCTAGGAAGCGCATCGACACCGCCGCCGAGCTGCGGGTCCACCTGAACGGCCGCGCCAGGGAGCTGATGCTCGAGGGCTTCAGCAGAGAGGAGGCCGAACACTTGGCCGTCATGGGCATGGGGCCGCCCGCAAGCGTCAACCGCAGGTTTTTGGGCCACCTCTTCACCGCGCCCCTCGGCTGGCTGACGGTCGTCGTCTTGGTGCTGGGCGGTACAGGCTGGTGGGTGGCGCAGGCGCTCTCTTCGTCGCCTGCGGTACCGGTGCCGCAGATTGCGACGACGCCGCTGGCCTTCGAGGATGTCCTTCCGTTTATCGGCAATGTTGAGGTCCTGTCGCTCGAGCTGACCGACGAGGTGCGGGAGGTTCGTGTCCGCGCGTCCGTGGCTTCTCAAAGCATAGGCGGCTTCAGCAGGATAGGCAGGGCCTACCCGCCGAATCCCCACCACGACAACCACCTCCGCCTCATCGTCGGCTTTCCGGCCGCGCCTCTCTGGTCGTGCCCCGACGGCGGCACTCCCGTCCTTGTCGGCTTCGTGGGGTTCTATAGCCGGACTTGCTATCCCATCGACATGGAAAACCGTGGCAGCGCTTGGGATCGTCTGAACATTGGGGAGGACGGGCGCGTCGTCGACCCTCGAGAACTCGAGCTCAACGCCTGGACGCCCGTCTTGCTGTACCGGCCTAGCCGCGAGCCCTGGAGCGGTGAGATTTCCACCGATCCGGAGGACTGGCTGATCATCTCTTTGTGGGTAGGTGACCAGTCGCTGACGGGCGGCAACGAACCCGAAGAACCCAGCCTGGACGCGCTGCTGGCTCATCCTTCGCTCGAGGGCTTCGTCCGCTAA
- a CDS encoding PadR family transcriptional regulator, with protein sequence MNRQLKQGTLDIVLLSILEGDARYGLEILKEVNLRTDGAFDFREGSLYPALHRLVKAGWVETFWQDSSAGGAPRKYYSLTDEGRKTGERKKAEWQALRKALDAILNPFGSRLRGKV encoded by the coding sequence ATGAACCGGCAGCTCAAGCAGGGCACCTTGGACATCGTCTTGCTATCGATCCTGGAAGGGGACGCGCGCTACGGCCTGGAGATCCTCAAGGAGGTCAACCTGCGCACCGACGGCGCCTTCGACTTCCGCGAGGGCAGCCTCTATCCCGCCCTGCACCGCCTGGTCAAGGCGGGCTGGGTCGAGACCTTCTGGCAGGACAGCAGCGCGGGCGGCGCACCGCGCAAGTACTACAGCCTCACCGACGAGGGAAGAAAGACCGGTGAAAGGAAAAAGGCTGAGTGGCAGGCCCTGCGCAAGGCGCTCGACGCGATCTTGAACCCGTTTGGCTCGAGGCTAAGGGGGAAGGTGTAG